The following proteins come from a genomic window of Paenibacillus swuensis:
- the ruvX gene encoding Holliday junction resolvase RuvX, whose protein sequence is MRILGLDYGDKTIGVALSDELGWTAQGLEVIRRKNEHQDFDLGRLQELVAEYGVEEIVVGLPKNMNGTIGPRAEKCMEFAEEIRQILQVPVRLWDERLTTVSAQRTLLEADVSRKKRKLVVDKIAAAFILQNYLDSK, encoded by the coding sequence ATGAGAATATTAGGCTTGGATTACGGTGACAAAACGATCGGTGTAGCCCTAAGCGATGAGCTGGGGTGGACCGCGCAAGGGCTCGAAGTTATTCGTCGCAAGAACGAGCATCAGGATTTTGATCTGGGACGGTTACAAGAGCTGGTTGCCGAGTACGGCGTTGAGGAGATTGTAGTGGGCTTGCCCAAGAACATGAACGGGACCATCGGCCCAAGAGCTGAGAAGTGTATGGAATTTGCAGAGGAAATTCGGCAAATACTACAAGTGCCGGTTCGTTTATGGGATGAGCGGCTTACCACGGTATCCGCGCAACGCACGTTACTGGAAGCCGATGTATCACGTAAGAAACGGAAATTGGTCGTTGACAAGATCGCGGCAGCATTCATTCTTCAGAATTATTTGGACTCCAAATAG
- a CDS encoding peptidase U32 family protein, with protein sequence MASTLEQAQSTLQRRAKAHRNRLAKPELLAPAGNLEKLKFAVHYGADAVYIGGQKYGLRSNADNFSFDEMREGVEFAKQYGAKVFVATNIYAHNEDIEGIEAYLRNLEAAGIAAIIAADPSIIETAKRVAPKLEVHLSTQQSTMNWQAVEFWKEEGLTRVVLAREASLQDIIMIKNKVDIEIEVFIHGAMCSSYSGRCVLSNHFTDRDSNRGGCCQSCRWKYDLHDEGQAPLVADEVDPFTMGSKDMAMIDHIPDLIDAGVDSFKIEGRMKSIHYVATVVNAYRQAIDAYFNDPDNYVLRPEWAEEINKAANRPLNTGFFYDTPDHEDHIYIEEDKAAAYDFAGLVMSYDETTGMAEIQQRNHFKPGQSVEFFGPGGRSFKQIVGELYDTQGNRLEAARHPMQMVRFKTDQPVRYFDMMRKKNH encoded by the coding sequence ATGGCATCAACACTGGAACAAGCGCAATCCACGCTGCAACGCAGGGCCAAAGCGCACAGAAACCGGTTGGCTAAACCTGAGCTTCTGGCTCCCGCCGGGAACTTGGAGAAGCTAAAGTTTGCGGTGCATTATGGAGCAGACGCCGTTTACATCGGCGGTCAGAAGTACGGGTTGCGCTCGAATGCGGATAACTTCTCCTTTGATGAGATGCGGGAAGGCGTTGAATTCGCCAAGCAATACGGCGCTAAGGTATTTGTGGCCACGAACATCTACGCGCATAATGAAGATATTGAAGGGATTGAAGCGTATTTACGCAACTTGGAAGCCGCGGGCATCGCTGCCATCATCGCTGCCGATCCTTCCATTATCGAAACGGCGAAGCGGGTGGCTCCCAAGCTAGAGGTCCACTTAAGTACGCAGCAGTCAACAATGAATTGGCAGGCCGTCGAGTTCTGGAAAGAAGAAGGACTGACGAGAGTTGTGCTTGCGCGGGAAGCGAGTTTACAAGACATCATAATGATCAAAAATAAAGTAGATATCGAAATTGAAGTGTTTATCCACGGCGCTATGTGTTCCTCCTATTCCGGTCGTTGCGTGCTGTCCAACCACTTCACGGATCGGGATTCCAATCGCGGCGGTTGCTGTCAGTCTTGCCGTTGGAAATATGATCTGCACGATGAAGGACAGGCTCCTTTAGTTGCAGATGAGGTTGACCCGTTTACGATGGGCTCGAAGGACATGGCGATGATTGATCACATTCCGGACCTGATTGATGCGGGAGTGGATTCTTTTAAAATTGAAGGTCGAATGAAAAGCATTCATTATGTGGCTACCGTGGTGAACGCCTATCGGCAGGCTATCGACGCTTACTTCAATGATCCCGACAACTATGTTCTCCGTCCGGAATGGGCGGAGGAAATCAATAAGGCGGCAAACCGACCTTTAAATACCGGGTTTTTCTATGATACACCGGACCATGAAGATCACATCTACATCGAAGAAGATAAAGCGGCGGCTTACGATTTCGCGGGCTTGGTTATGTCTTATGATGAAACCACAGGCATGGCGGAAATCCAGCAGCGTAATCACTTCAAACCGGGACAATCCGTTGAATTTTTTGGTCCGGGCGGTCGTTCCTTTAAGCAAATCGTCGGCGAACTATACGATACGCAGGGAAATCGTTTGGAAGCTGCGAGACACCCGATGCAAATGGTGAGGTTTAAGACCGACCAGCCGGTGCGGTATTTTGATATGATGCGTAAAAAGAATCACTAA
- the mltG gene encoding endolytic transglycosylase MltG: protein MRLRAYKKWLIGLLIGVIVLAAAVYGYVSNGLSPAAKSNEEVKITIEQGMGSRAISDTLEKQGLIRNADLFLVYLKYRNEGSKFKAGTYAFKPGVSLDQIIDRINRGDTVKEETTRFTIPEGYTLRQIADKLALEGIADRKVFLEAAKNPDAIAPELAQTIPKGAVLKFPMEGYLFPETYEFKKGSTEQDILVRMTQELKSKLEQLPADWETTMKDKRKLTFHEMLTVASLVEREVIADQERPLVAGVIYNRLADEMRLQIDATVQYLFDKPKARLLYKDLELESVYNTYLHSGLPPGPIANPSLASIKAAIYPEPSKFLFYVTKKDGTRTHLFAETFKQHQKNIEISNQLAND from the coding sequence TTGCGTTTGAGAGCATACAAGAAATGGTTAATCGGTTTGTTGATCGGTGTGATTGTCCTTGCTGCTGCAGTATACGGCTATGTAAGCAACGGTCTCTCACCCGCAGCTAAATCCAATGAAGAAGTAAAAATTACCATTGAACAGGGGATGGGCTCCCGTGCGATTTCTGACACTCTGGAGAAACAGGGTCTTATTCGAAACGCGGATTTATTTCTTGTGTATTTAAAGTACCGTAACGAAGGAAGCAAGTTCAAGGCGGGCACTTACGCGTTTAAGCCAGGTGTCTCCCTTGACCAGATCATAGACCGAATTAATCGCGGGGACACCGTGAAAGAGGAGACAACCCGTTTCACGATCCCTGAGGGCTACACCTTGAGACAAATTGCGGATAAGCTGGCATTGGAAGGAATCGCGGACCGTAAAGTATTTCTGGAAGCCGCCAAAAATCCGGATGCGATCGCGCCCGAGCTTGCGCAAACAATACCTAAGGGAGCGGTTCTTAAGTTCCCGATGGAAGGTTATCTGTTTCCGGAAACTTACGAGTTTAAGAAAGGGAGCACGGAACAGGATATTCTTGTACGGATGACGCAGGAGCTGAAATCCAAGCTGGAACAATTGCCCGCGGATTGGGAAACCACGATGAAAGACAAGCGGAAGCTAACCTTTCACGAGATGTTGACGGTAGCATCTCTGGTTGAGCGCGAGGTAATTGCGGATCAGGAAAGACCATTGGTCGCGGGTGTAATCTATAATCGTTTGGCGGATGAAATGCGATTGCAGATTGATGCGACCGTTCAATATCTGTTCGATAAACCTAAAGCTCGATTGCTTTATAAAGATCTGGAGTTAGAGAGCGTTTATAACACCTATCTTCATTCTGGATTACCGCCCGGTCCGATTGCCAATCCGAGTCTGGCCTCCATTAAAGCGGCGATTTACCCGGAGCCTTCCAAATTTTTATTCTATGTTACCAAAAAGGACGGTACCCGCACACATCTGTTCGCGGAGACGTTCAAGCAGCATCAGAAAAATATAGAAATCAGCAATCAATTGGCGAATGATTGA
- a CDS encoding peptidase U32 family protein, whose protein sequence is MNGNKPELLVAAGSLREVSAYIHAGADAVNIGEARFGMRLPGDILEHQLKEAVQIAHEHHAKVYVSVNTIMDHVLLEQLPSYLAELSQAGVDGVVFGDPAVIMAVRKHAPELKLHWNAEMTSTNYVTANYWGSKGAVRVVLARELNMEQVLEFKQKAELDVQVQVHGITNIYHSKRNLVRSYMDHVQESKHDAAEVSSVSDSGLYLIEKERQDERYPVYEDANGTHIMSGDDICMLENLHELMEERIDSLKIETLLKSQSYNETVIRAYRKVIDAYIADPEGYEFNDEWLEGIQAVQDPERELSYGFFYKEQVY, encoded by the coding sequence ATGAATGGAAATAAACCTGAACTGCTGGTGGCGGCAGGTTCGTTAAGGGAAGTATCGGCCTATATTCATGCCGGGGCGGATGCGGTAAATATCGGTGAAGCCCGATTCGGCATGCGTCTTCCGGGCGATATTCTCGAACATCAATTAAAGGAAGCCGTACAGATCGCGCATGAACATCATGCCAAGGTATATGTGTCGGTGAATACAATTATGGATCATGTCTTGTTGGAACAATTGCCGTCATATCTTGCAGAGCTTTCGCAAGCGGGTGTGGACGGGGTTGTGTTCGGGGATCCCGCTGTAATTATGGCTGTGCGTAAACATGCGCCTGAACTAAAGCTGCATTGGAATGCGGAGATGACCTCAACCAACTATGTAACCGCCAATTATTGGGGGAGCAAAGGCGCGGTTCGGGTCGTTCTGGCGCGTGAACTGAATATGGAACAAGTGTTGGAGTTTAAACAGAAAGCTGAGTTGGACGTGCAAGTTCAGGTACACGGAATCACGAATATATATCACTCCAAGCGCAATCTGGTAAGAAGTTATATGGACCATGTACAGGAAAGCAAGCATGACGCGGCGGAAGTCTCTTCCGTCAGCGACAGCGGCCTGTACTTAATCGAGAAAGAGCGTCAAGATGAAAGATATCCGGTTTACGAAGATGCTAACGGGACACATATTATGAGCGGTGACGATATCTGCATGCTGGAAAATCTCCATGAATTGATGGAGGAGCGGATTGATAGCCTTAAGATTGAAACCCTGCTGAAAAGCCAAAGCTATAACGAAACTGTCATACGCGCTTACCGCAAAGTTATCGATGCTTATATCGCTGACCCGGAGGGGTATGAATTCAATGATGAATGGTTAGAAGGCATACAGGCTGTACAAGACCCTGAGAGAGAACTATCCTACGGATTTTTCTATAAAGAGCAAGTGTATTAA
- the alaS gene encoding alanine--tRNA ligase, with protein MKASDIRQKWLDFFASKGHHIEPSASLVPHNDPSLLWINAGMAPLKPYFDGRVKPDNPRIANSQKCIRTNDIENVGKTRRHHTFFEMLGNFSIGDYFKEDAITWAWEFLTSPQWIGFDPERISVTVYEEDEEAFELWNNKIGLPQERIYKLGSDNFWDIGEGPCGPCTEIFYDRGDKYGDLNDPECWPGGENERFLEVWNVVFTQFNHNKDGSYTPLPNKNIDTGAGLERFASILQDVDSNFDTDLFQPIIQETAKLTGVAYRTSDELDVAFKVIADHIRTVAFSVGDGVLPSNEGRGYVIRRLLRRAVRYGKMLGMDKPFMHRLTTVVGDVMGVYYTEVVDKSEFIEKVIRTEEERFHETLSDGLAIIGQMIDGAQSEGRSELSGADAFKLYDTYGFPFDLTEEFAAERQMTVDRAGFDTAMQQQRERARNARQETESMKIQGGALSELEVKSEFTGYNDLVTNASIAAVVFEDALAEEVGTGEVCKVVLSRTPFYAESGGQVSDRGVIKGDGFRAVVEEVGKAPQGQHVHTVRIEHGVLRTGATVEAMVYRDLREDIVKNHTATHLLHKALKDVLGNHVNQAGSLVEPERLRFDFSHFGSITQEELADIERRVNEQIWKSTDVNIATKSLTEAKEMGAMALFGEKYGDTVRVVQVGDYSLELCGGCHVANTAQIGLFKLVSESGIGSGVRRIEAVTGKQAYLYMDGLLDTLKQAAGLLKSNVHDVPKRVEAALQQGKELTRENESLRSKLSHIEAGSLSSQVREVGGVKLLAEQVNAGDMDSLRNIVDEMKSKLGSAIIVLGAADNEKVNLVAAVSPDLISQGYHAGKIIKEVAARCGGSGGGRPDLAQAGGKEPGKLKEALAYVDQVVAQIHG; from the coding sequence ATGAAAGCAAGTGATATTCGTCAAAAGTGGTTGGATTTCTTCGCAAGCAAAGGTCATCACATTGAGCCCAGCGCTTCTTTAGTGCCGCATAACGATCCTTCCTTGCTCTGGATCAATGCAGGTATGGCGCCGCTAAAGCCCTACTTCGACGGACGGGTGAAGCCGGATAATCCGCGGATTGCGAATTCGCAGAAATGTATTCGCACGAACGACATTGAGAACGTCGGCAAAACCCGCCGTCATCACACGTTCTTCGAGATGCTCGGCAACTTTTCCATCGGAGATTATTTTAAGGAAGATGCGATCACATGGGCTTGGGAGTTTCTTACAAGTCCGCAATGGATCGGATTCGATCCTGAACGCATTTCCGTAACGGTCTATGAAGAAGATGAAGAAGCGTTTGAACTTTGGAATAACAAGATCGGACTTCCGCAAGAGCGAATCTATAAGCTGGGCAGTGATAATTTCTGGGACATCGGCGAAGGCCCTTGCGGACCTTGTACTGAAATTTTCTACGATCGCGGAGACAAATACGGTGATCTGAACGACCCGGAATGTTGGCCGGGCGGTGAAAACGAGCGTTTCCTGGAAGTCTGGAACGTGGTATTCACGCAATTTAATCATAACAAAGACGGGTCCTATACGCCGCTTCCGAACAAGAACATTGATACGGGCGCGGGTCTTGAGCGCTTTGCGTCCATCTTGCAGGATGTTGATTCCAACTTTGACACGGATTTGTTCCAACCCATCATTCAGGAAACCGCCAAACTTACAGGCGTGGCTTATCGAACAAGCGATGAACTGGATGTTGCTTTTAAGGTTATTGCCGACCATATTCGCACCGTTGCTTTCTCGGTGGGAGACGGCGTTCTGCCTTCCAACGAAGGCCGCGGCTATGTCATCCGCCGATTGCTGCGCCGCGCCGTTCGCTACGGCAAGATGCTGGGCATGGACAAGCCGTTTATGCATCGCTTAACGACGGTTGTAGGGGACGTTATGGGTGTTTACTATACTGAAGTTGTAGACAAGAGCGAGTTCATTGAGAAAGTGATTCGGACGGAAGAGGAACGCTTCCATGAGACGCTTTCCGACGGACTGGCGATTATCGGTCAGATGATTGACGGGGCGCAAAGCGAAGGCCGTTCGGAATTGTCCGGGGCCGATGCGTTTAAGCTTTATGACACGTATGGTTTCCCGTTCGACTTGACGGAAGAGTTCGCGGCGGAGCGTCAAATGACGGTCGATCGTGCAGGTTTCGACACAGCTATGCAACAGCAGCGTGAGCGTGCACGTAACGCGCGCCAGGAAACGGAAAGCATGAAAATCCAAGGCGGCGCCCTGTCTGAGCTGGAGGTTAAAAGCGAGTTTACGGGGTATAATGATTTGGTAACGAATGCTAGTATTGCTGCCGTTGTGTTCGAGGATGCCCTGGCCGAAGAAGTCGGCACAGGTGAAGTGTGCAAGGTTGTGCTGAGCCGCACGCCGTTCTATGCTGAGAGCGGAGGGCAAGTGAGCGACCGCGGCGTAATTAAAGGCGACGGCTTTCGCGCTGTTGTTGAAGAAGTCGGCAAAGCTCCGCAAGGACAACATGTCCACACGGTACGCATTGAACATGGCGTATTGCGCACGGGCGCGACAGTGGAAGCGATGGTTTACCGCGATTTGCGCGAAGATATCGTGAAAAATCATACGGCGACCCACTTGCTTCACAAAGCGTTGAAAGATGTCTTGGGCAACCATGTAAATCAAGCGGGTTCCCTGGTGGAGCCGGAACGTCTTCGCTTTGACTTTTCCCACTTCGGTTCAATTACACAAGAGGAGCTTGCCGATATCGAGCGCCGAGTCAATGAACAGATTTGGAAGAGCACGGATGTGAACATTGCAACGAAGTCGTTAACCGAAGCTAAAGAAATGGGCGCTATGGCCTTGTTTGGCGAGAAGTACGGGGACACGGTTCGGGTTGTGCAAGTCGGTGACTATTCGCTTGAATTGTGCGGCGGGTGCCATGTCGCCAATACGGCCCAGATCGGATTGTTCAAGCTGGTAAGCGAGAGCGGCATCGGTTCCGGTGTGCGCCGGATCGAAGCCGTAACAGGCAAACAAGCGTATCTCTACATGGACGGTCTGCTTGATACTTTAAAGCAAGCCGCGGGACTTCTGAAATCCAATGTCCATGATGTGCCTAAACGAGTGGAAGCGGCCCTGCAACAAGGGAAAGAGCTGACACGTGAGAACGAATCTCTTCGTTCCAAACTAAGTCACATTGAAGCGGGCTCGCTGAGCAGCCAAGTTCGTGAAGTCGGCGGTGTAAAGTTGTTGGCTGAACAGGTTAACGCCGGTGATATGGATTCTTTGCGTAATATCGTCGATGAGATGAAATCCAAGCTTGGGTCCGCGATCATTGTACTGGGCGCTGCGGATAACGAGAAAGTGAATTTGGTGGCAGCCGTGAGTCCGGATTTAATCAGTCAGGGTTATCATGCCGGGAAGATTATCAAGGAAGTCGCGGCGCGTTGCGGCGGCAGCGGCGGGGGACGTCCGGATCTGGCGCAAGCCGGGGGCAAAGAGCCAGGCAAGCTGAAAGAGGCCTTGGCTTATGTGGATCAGGTCGTTGCGCAAATTCACGGATAA
- a CDS encoding DUF1292 domain-containing protein: MTKATDPIEEPELIYIPDEEGNEEEFEVVMKFEVDNSDKKYMLVVPTESDSEEEDEVYAFRYEEEEDDLKLYTIEDEEEWNMVEETFNTLLAEQEEEDSK; the protein is encoded by the coding sequence ATGACAAAAGCTACAGATCCGATCGAAGAGCCGGAATTGATTTATATTCCGGATGAAGAGGGCAACGAGGAAGAATTCGAAGTTGTCATGAAATTCGAGGTGGACAACTCGGACAAGAAGTATATGCTCGTCGTTCCTACAGAAAGCGACAGCGAGGAAGAGGACGAAGTCTACGCTTTCCGTTACGAAGAGGAAGAAGACGATCTGAAGCTGTATACCATTGAAGATGAAGAAGAATGGAATATGGTGGAAGAGACCTTTAATACATTATTGGCAGAACAGGAAGAGGAAGATTCCAAATGA
- a CDS encoding IreB family regulatory phosphoprotein: MSSMDQTMQFKVNAEDAEKASAKEVLLTVYDALVEKEYNPINQIVGYLLSGDPAFIPRHNNARSLIRKVERDELIEELVRSYLTQHK, encoded by the coding sequence ATGAGTTCCATGGACCAGACTATGCAATTTAAAGTCAATGCGGAGGATGCGGAGAAAGCTTCCGCCAAGGAAGTATTGCTGACGGTGTATGATGCGTTAGTGGAGAAAGAGTATAACCCGATTAATCAGATTGTCGGATACTTACTCTCGGGAGACCCGGCTTTCATACCGCGTCATAACAACGCGAGAAGCTTGATCCGCAAGGTGGAACGCGATGAGTTGATTGAGGAGCTTGTACGTTCATACCTGACGCAGCACAAATAA
- a CDS encoding DUF1292 domain-containing protein, which yields MTEFQLGDAQPTTLLRDIYGAEVILTDEQEESVVYTLLAEFALASNNYAVLQSEELKKEDDVLIFRVLIEDGKMELETIEDDDEWDNMFDIYDEMAFAATETDNEA from the coding sequence ATGACCGAATTTCAACTGGGTGACGCCCAGCCCACAACTTTGCTAAGAGATATTTACGGCGCTGAAGTCATTCTGACGGATGAGCAAGAGGAATCCGTAGTTTACACGCTTCTTGCTGAATTCGCACTAGCTTCCAACAACTATGCTGTATTGCAATCGGAGGAGCTCAAGAAGGAAGATGATGTTCTTATCTTCCGTGTGCTCATCGAGGACGGCAAGATGGAGCTTGAAACCATTGAAGACGATGATGAATGGGATAATATGTTCGACATTTACGACGAAATGGCTTTCGCAGCGACCGAAACGGACAATGAAGCATAG
- a CDS encoding methyl-accepting chemotaxis protein: MKQTEKISAKPRFSIGNPFRSVGMRISMVLIASTLVFVFAVGLTSYKIAADVIKRKVAESNQTAIGQAAGKLDMIFRGHEELSMQLFLDAEVQTLLATIKDPKADDYLRFDYGTKLDKKMQSMLLSNSDIGAIHFESAKGEPLFSTSSGLNPELKKQSWYKTVTDSNGKLVWLGTSAKGYGSMTSPPRYALGRVMKNINTGVSEYLMVIEFNSKLLDQEMTELKGSSAGSVNLISEFQKIQASSNPKEILNVAKVQLTEEQMKAGEGNFTDQGTKQLVVYEKLSSAPWLVMSEVPEEELVKDTRYIWNYTLLIALIAAVVACLIGYIMARRIGGPLVEMRNLMQAGEQGNLTVRTNMKRKDEIGELGTSFNQMMIKITQLVQQTNKSAQEVLMTAQELSNASKTTAVSAREISVATEEIANGATSLAVEAERGNDITYSIGSQMQQVMDSNERMVKSAGEVRGNSETGTGYMGDLITKTNATEQMTRSMIDKVENLKTSTQSIRKILDVLNNMTKQTNILSLNATIEASRAGAAGKGFMVVADEIRNLADQTKQSIDVVGQITETIQKEMNETVLLLSEAYPMFQEQIQSVKEADQIFRTVNGQMSEFISTLGNATDSIEALNQTQHVLTEAMTNVSAVAQQSSATSEEVASLSIEQLNIGEGLVRLSHQLENVSSELKETLNKFRTE, encoded by the coding sequence ATGAAACAGACAGAGAAAATTTCGGCGAAGCCAAGGTTTTCCATAGGGAATCCTTTTCGCTCGGTTGGTATGCGCATTTCCATGGTGTTAATCGCAAGCACACTGGTCTTTGTGTTCGCGGTAGGGTTAACCTCCTATAAAATCGCGGCGGATGTTATTAAACGCAAAGTAGCGGAATCCAATCAGACGGCAATCGGACAAGCCGCAGGTAAGCTGGACATGATCTTCAGGGGACATGAGGAGTTGTCCATGCAGCTGTTTTTGGACGCCGAAGTTCAGACGTTGCTAGCTACAATCAAAGATCCTAAAGCCGATGATTACTTGCGTTTCGACTACGGTACCAAGCTGGATAAGAAGATGCAAAGCATGCTTTTGTCCAATTCGGATATAGGCGCGATTCACTTTGAAAGTGCCAAAGGTGAACCCCTCTTCTCAACAAGCAGCGGTCTCAATCCGGAACTTAAGAAACAGTCGTGGTACAAGACGGTCACAGACAGCAACGGCAAGCTGGTTTGGCTTGGAACTTCGGCAAAGGGTTACGGTTCCATGACCAGTCCTCCGCGATATGCTCTGGGCAGGGTCATGAAAAATATCAACACGGGTGTATCTGAATATCTCATGGTGATTGAGTTCAATTCGAAGTTGCTGGATCAGGAAATGACGGAACTCAAGGGGAGTTCCGCAGGTTCGGTTAATTTAATATCGGAATTCCAGAAAATTCAGGCATCCAGCAATCCTAAAGAAATATTGAACGTGGCCAAGGTGCAGCTTACGGAAGAGCAGATGAAGGCAGGGGAAGGTAATTTTACGGATCAAGGCACTAAGCAGCTTGTTGTTTATGAGAAGCTCAGTTCCGCGCCGTGGTTGGTTATGTCGGAGGTTCCGGAGGAAGAGCTTGTCAAAGACACCAGATACATCTGGAATTATACTTTGCTTATTGCGCTAATTGCGGCTGTAGTGGCATGCTTAATCGGATATATCATGGCCCGAAGAATCGGCGGGCCCTTGGTGGAAATGCGTAACTTAATGCAAGCGGGAGAACAAGGAAATTTGACGGTGCGCACCAACATGAAGCGCAAGGATGAGATTGGGGAGCTGGGGACCAGCTTTAATCAGATGATGATTAAGATTACACAGCTTGTTCAACAGACGAACAAATCGGCGCAGGAAGTGCTGATGACGGCTCAAGAGCTGTCCAACGCTTCGAAAACTACAGCGGTATCGGCTCGTGAAATTTCGGTTGCGACAGAAGAAATCGCGAATGGCGCAACGTCCTTGGCCGTAGAAGCGGAGCGGGGCAACGACATCACCTACAGTATCGGTTCCCAGATGCAGCAGGTCATGGATTCCAACGAGCGTATGGTGAAATCCGCCGGTGAAGTCCGGGGGAACAGCGAAACCGGAACAGGCTATATGGGTGATTTGATTACAAAAACAAACGCAACCGAACAGATGACACGCTCTATGATTGATAAAGTGGAGAACTTGAAAACCAGCACGCAATCCATCCGCAAAATACTGGATGTGTTAAACAACATGACGAAGCAAACGAACATCCTTTCTTTGAACGCTACCATTGAAGCCTCGCGAGCAGGAGCCGCGGGAAAAGGTTTTATGGTAGTGGCCGATGAAATTCGGAATCTGGCGGATCAGACGAAGCAGTCCATCGATGTTGTAGGACAAATCACAGAGACGATCCAGAAGGAAATGAACGAAACGGTGCTTTTACTGTCCGAGGCCTATCCGATGTTTCAGGAACAGATTCAATCCGTTAAAGAAGCGGATCAGATCTTCCGTACGGTGAACGGACAAATGTCGGAGTTCATTTCCACATTGGGAAACGCTACGGACTCGATTGAAGCTTTAAACCAAACACAGCATGTGTTGACGGAGGCCATGACCAACGTAAGCGCCGTAGCGCAACAATCGTCAGCCACTTCAGAGGAAGTAGCCTCGCTTAGCATAGAGCAGTTAAATATCGGTGAAGGCTTGGTTAGACTCTCTCATCAGCTTGAGAATGTTTCCTCGGAGTTAAAAGAAACGCTGAACAAATTCAGAACGGAATAG